Proteins from one Impatiens glandulifera chromosome 2, dImpGla2.1, whole genome shotgun sequence genomic window:
- the LOC124925628 gene encoding auxin response factor 10 gives MKEAEKNLDPRLWHACAGGMVQVPPVNSKVFYFPQGHAEHTLSPVDFGAFSRIPSLIPCRITAIKFMADSETDEVYAKIRLIPLNNNDLHCDDDVVTVGSNNESESTDKPASFAKTLTQSDANNGGGFSVPRYCAETIFPHLDYSTDPPVQTIVVKDVHGVIWKFRHIYRGTPKRHLLTTGWSTFVNQKKLVAGDSIVFLRSDNGDLCVGIRRAKRRHLGSGESPIGWSSASASSNCVSQLAGFSVFLRDDENKTMRNVCKGNQSSGFGSKRGGGGRVRAESVVEAASLASNGHPFEVVYYPCANTPEFCVKVSSVKSSMRIQWSTGMRFKMPFETEDSSRISWFMGTIASVQVVDPINWPNSPWRILQVTWDEPDLLQNVKRVSPWLVELVSNMMPPPLFNISTPFSPPPRKKLCFPHYSDFPPSDGQLSVPVFSSNPLRPSSSLFCRRQTDINIPAGGIQGARHAQFGIPLMDLNLNLANKLRSSFFQSNLHSPSSESDPHGRISCGSISVQSLLTTKTDNCNAAKSDTDNVTIRKPQFILFGQPILTEQQIIHTLKEEKAENFEFQSLDNSGHCKVFVESFSSSSEEKDDAVLMQTLDLSVLGSYQELYKKLSNMFAIETSCRVIYQDATGIVRPTGAEPFSDFTKSAKKLIVQMDSSSAASRREMKWVTGFANSEHGRDSKNRTGPQTIILA, from the exons ATGAAGGAGGCGGAGAAGAACTTGGATCCTCGATTATGGCACGCCTGTGCGGGAGGAATGGTTCAAGTTCCACCGGTGAACTCCAAGGTGTTTTACTTTCCACAGGGACACGCCGAGCATACTCTCTCACCGGTTGATTTTGGAGCGTTTTCTAGGATTCCTTCGCTGATTCCTTGCAGGATTACTGCTATCAAGTTCATGGCAGATTCTGAAACTGATGAAGTTTATGCAAAGATACGTTTGATTCCACTTAATAACAACGATCTACATTGTGATGACGATGTGGTTACTGTAGGAAGCAATAATGAATCTGAATCCACTGATAAACCGGCTTCTTTTGCTAAAACATTGACTCAATCGGATGCAAACAATGGAGGTGGATTTTCAGTGCCTAGGTATTGTGCGGAGACTATCTTTCCTCATTTGGATTATTCTACAGATCCACCAGTTCAGACTATTGTGGTGAAGGACGTTCATGGTGTAATTTGGAAATTCCGTCACATATACAGAGGTACACCAAAGAGACATTTGTTGACCACAGGCTGGAGCACTTTCGTGAACCAGAAGAAGCTGGTTGCTGGAGATTCAATTGTGTTCTTGAGGTCTGATAATGGAGATTTATGTGTTGGAATCCGACGTGCAAAACGTAGACACCTTGGCTCCGGCGAGTCTCCTATAGGGTGGAGTTCCGCCTCCGCCTCCTCAAATTGTGTTTCGCAGTTAGCTGGATTTTCTGTCTTTTTGAGGGATGATGAGAACAAGACTATGAGAAATGTTTGTAAGGGAAACCAGAGCTCTGGATTTGGCTCTAAAAGAGGAGGAGGGGGAAGAGTGAGGGCTGAATCAGTGGTGGAAGCTGCATCCCTTGCTTCCAATGGCCATCCATTTGAGGTAGTTTATTATCCTTGTGCAAACACACCTGAATTCTGCGTCAAAGTTTCGTCTGTGAAATCATCAATGAGAATTCAGTGGTCCACTGGTATGAGGTTTAAGATGCCTTTTGAAACCGAGGATTCTTCTCGCATTAGCTGGTTCATGGGTACCATTGCTTCAGTTCAAGTGGTTGATCCAATCAACTGGCCTAATTCCCCTTGGAGGATTCTCCAG GTGACTTGGGATGAGCCAGATTTACTGCAGAACGTTAAGCGGGTCAGCCCTTGGCTGGTTGAGTTGGTTTCAAACATGATGCCACCGCCTCTCTTCAACATTTCAACGCCCTTTTCACCACCACCAAGAAAGAAGTTATGTTTCCCACATTACTCCGATTTTCCACCATCAGATGGCCAGTTATCTGTGCCAGTGTTTTCCAGCAACCCCTTGCGGCCCAGCAGTAGTCTATTTTGTCGTCGTCAAACCGACATCAACATTCCTGCAGGAGGCATACAGGGAGCCAGGCATGCTCAATTTGGGATACCCTTAATGGATCTCAATCTCAATCTAGCTAATAAGCTTCGTTCATCGTTTTTCCAATCCAATTTGCATTCCCCGTCGTCAGAATCTGATCCGCACGGTAGAATCTCTTGTGGATCCATTTCTGTCCAAAGCTTGTTAACAACAAAAACGGATAATTGCAATGCTGCTAAGTCAGATACCGATAATGTTACGATCAGGAAGCCTCAGTTTATCCTGTTTGGCCAACCAATTTTGACTGAACAACAGATTATCCATACACTAAAGGAGGAAAAGgcagaaaattttgaattccaGTCGCTTGACAACAGTGGCCATTGCAAAGTGTTTGTCGAGTCTTTTTCTTCTTCGTCGGAGGAGAAGGATGATGCAGTTTTAATGCAGACTCTTGATCTGTCGGTTCTCGGATCTTATCAAGAGCTGTACAAAAAGCTATCCAATATGTTCGCCATAGAAACATCTTGCCGTGTTATTTATCAAGATGCAACCGGTATTGTTAGACCAACTGGAGCCGAGCCATTCAG TGACTTCACAAAATCGGCTAAGAAACTGATAGTTCAGATGGATTCTTCTTCAGCCGCCAGCAGGAGGGAAAT GAAATGGGTGACGGGTTTTGCAAATTCTGAACATGGACGGGACTCTAAGAATCGGACAGGGCCTCAGACGATAATACTGGCATAG